A stretch of the Candidatus Curtissbacteria bacterium genome encodes the following:
- a CDS encoding metal-sulfur cluster assembly factor translates to MISQELIIDKLRECIDPELGVNIVDLGLVYSVNIEDTHVNVVMTLTTPGCPLDSYFTQDISARLKSLKGIKTVSVELTFEPPWSPTKMSEESKDLLGFVN, encoded by the coding sequence ATGATTTCCCAGGAACTCATAATCGACAAGCTTCGTGAATGCATCGACCCCGAACTCGGTGTTAACATTGTTGACCTTGGCCTTGTTTACTCTGTAAACATCGAAGACACTCACGTTAATGTTGTTATGACCTTAACGACTCCAGGTTGTCCTCTCGATTCTTACTTTACCCAAGATATTTCTGCAAGGCTAAAATCACTAAAGGGGATAAAAACTGTTTCCGTGGAACTTACCTTTGAACCTCCTTGGAGCCCAACAAAAATGTCAGAAGAGTCAAAAGACCTTCTTGGCTTCGTAAATTAA
- a CDS encoding PQQ-dependent sugar dehydrogenase: MRIRTKILLVASLAFITVATLTIFRFRGALPAALPAKSPADLINKVENKNTGATVNEPGLQIADGFNISYFAKGVEGARVLMIDSGGTLLVSQPGEGKVVALPDKNKDGKADSTVTVLDGLDRPHGLAERDGKLYVAEVQKLSRYNYDPENLKPTSGEQLTTLPSGGRHSTRTLGFDKSGKLYISVGSTCDVCVEADEKLATILSYNPQTKQTEIFAKGLRNSVFFDFHPQSDKIWATEMGRDFLGDNLPPDEINIIEQKKDYGWPYCYGDRVRDNKFESDSSKSCSQTEPPVYKLCAHCAPLGVRFVESKLFPESWQKDLLVSLHGSWNSTRPVGYKVVKLNVEGDKVVGEEDFISGFLNGSQAIGRPVDLIFDDSGNLYVSDDKAGVIYRVWRQN, encoded by the coding sequence ATGAGAATCAGGACCAAAATTCTTTTAGTCGCTTCCCTTGCTTTTATCACTGTCGCAACACTGACCATTTTTCGCTTCCGCGGCGCGCTTCCGGCTGCGCTTCCCGCCAAATCTCCTGCTGATTTGATAAACAAAGTGGAAAATAAAAATACAGGAGCAACCGTCAACGAACCAGGTCTACAGATAGCAGATGGCTTTAACATTTCTTATTTTGCAAAAGGCGTAGAAGGCGCAAGAGTACTAATGATTGATAGCGGAGGAACTCTTTTAGTCAGCCAACCTGGCGAAGGAAAAGTTGTTGCGCTTCCTGATAAAAACAAAGATGGAAAAGCAGACTCGACAGTTACAGTTCTCGATGGGCTTGATCGTCCTCATGGTTTAGCCGAAAGAGACGGCAAATTGTACGTTGCCGAAGTTCAAAAGCTCTCTCGCTACAACTATGACCCAGAGAATCTAAAGCCAACAAGTGGTGAACAACTAACGACTCTTCCTTCAGGCGGCAGACACTCAACGCGAACCCTGGGGTTTGATAAAAGTGGCAAACTTTACATTTCTGTGGGCTCCACCTGCGACGTTTGCGTCGAAGCCGACGAAAAACTAGCGACAATTCTAAGTTACAACCCTCAAACAAAACAAACCGAAATTTTCGCAAAAGGCTTAAGAAACAGCGTATTTTTCGACTTTCATCCACAAAGCGACAAAATCTGGGCAACCGAAATGGGAAGAGACTTTTTGGGAGATAATCTGCCCCCAGACGAAATCAACATAATTGAACAGAAAAAAGATTACGGCTGGCCTTATTGCTACGGAGATCGCGTCCGCGATAATAAATTTGAATCAGATAGTTCCAAATCTTGTTCTCAAACAGAGCCGCCCGTCTACAAACTGTGTGCTCATTGTGCCCCTCTCGGCGTACGGTTTGTCGAAAGCAAATTGTTTCCGGAAAGTTGGCAAAAAGATCTTTTAGTTTCGCTTCATGGATCTTGGAACAGCACACGCCCCGTAGGATACAAAGTCGTCAAACTTAACGTGGAAGGGGACAAGGTAGTGGGCGAGGAAGATTTTATTTCTGGATTTTTAAATGGCAGCCAAGCTATCGGCAGACCAGTGGACTTGATCTTCGACGACAGCGGCAATTTATATGTTTCTGACGATAAAGCCGGAGTAATCTACCGCGTCTGGCGTCAAAATTGA